GTATTGGTCGGTCGACCGCGAGTAGGTGCAGGCGACGAGTTGGATCGACGACTCGTCGTCCGATCGCCATGCGGCGGGCACGCCCGTCGGGTTGGGTTCCAGGAGGATCGGGTGCGGACCCGGGCCCGCGTAGGGGGCCGGGTCCGCTTCGAGGTCGACGGGGGCGGGGGCGTCGGTGGCGTTGGCCGGGCACAGGTCCGCGAGGGTGTCCGGCGGGGCGGTGAACCGTCCGATCAGTGCGATTCCGCCGAGGACGGCGCACACGCCGATGCCGAGGACGACGAACGCGATCTTGTCCGATTTGCGCATGGGCCTACGCGGGCGAGACCTTGACGACGGCTTCGCCGTCCTTGATCCCCAGGGCTTCGATCGAGACGTTCTGCAGTTGGTTCCGGACGTCGACGGTTCCGGTGGTGGAGAAGGACCCGCTGTCCCCGTCCGTCGACTCGAAGGTCACGGTGTCTTCGTCGACGGTGACCTTGATCGGTGTCATGCCGAACCGGTCGTCGAGGGGGATCTTGTCCCCGGTGGTGATCCGGACGGTGCAGTCCGCGTCGGTGCACGCGGTGAGGTCGTTGCCGTCCGCGGCCTCGGGAAGGGACGCCTCGCCGCAGGCGGTGAGGAGGAGCGGGAGGGTGGTGATCAGGGGGAGCGTTCTGACGATTTTCATGGTTGCCCGACGTGTTCGATTGCGTTGACGCGAGGAGCGTGGCAGTTCGGGGGCGGGACCGGTCCCGGCCGGGGTTAGGCAGTGTTGGGTTCCAGGAGGATGAGGTCCGACTGGACGAGCGTGGCGTTCGTGAGCAGCACCGTGATCAGGTTGTGGTTGAGCGCGTTGCCGATCGGCGGCGGGATCTCCTCCTCGCGCAGACCCGGGTAGATCGGGCTGAGCCGCTTGCGCACCTTCTCGACGACGCGCGCGGCACGCTTGTCGTTCCACCCCTCGTCCGGACGGACGCGGTTCAGCTCCTCGCTGACCTGGCCCCACGTGAGCGGCTGCGGGTTCGGGATCTGGGCGAGGTAGCGGCGGGCCAGGCACGTGAGGACGAGCCGTTCGACGTCGTCCTTCAGCGCCCGGCCCTCGAGCTGGGCCCGGGTGTCCTGCGGCGCCACGCCCTCGGGGTCGACGGTTCCCAACTCGTGCTGCTCCTCCGGGTCGGGGCGGGGAGCCGTCGCGATGCGCGTCTCCAGAAGGTGCTCCTGGTTCGGGCCGAGGATGAACAGGGGCGTGTAGGACGTCGGGAGTTCGGCCTCGTGCCCGCCGAGCACGAGACGGTCGGGGAAGCGGATCGCCCGCTTGCCGGTGTTGTACAGCATCCAGCGCGAGCCGTCGTGGCGGATGAGCCCGTGCCTGCGGCTGACGTGCTGGTCGTTCGCGCCGACGCAGACGTGGACCTCCGGCTCGCACCGTCCGAAGACCACGGTGAACCCGGCGTCCGGCGCGACCCGCATGCCGCCCCTCGGCCCCTGCACGAACAGCGTTCCGGGGGCGGCCTCGGGAAGCCCGTAGGCGAGGCTGGCGCCGTGCGCGGGCAAGATGTCGACCTTTCGCGTGGACGCGGTCAGCGTCATGGTTCGTCCTCCCCAGGGTTCGGTGGTCAGGGATTTCAGAGGGAGCCGCCGACGCGGGCCGTCCCGACGCCGCCCACCGTCCCCACCGCGCCGGGGTGTCCGTCCACCCCGGCCGTGAGGTGGAGCGTGCCGTTTCCGCCGTTGTTCACCTCGAGCTCGTAGACGGTCCGCGGGACGGACGGCGGGACGGGCACCGACGTCTTCCACGGCAGTTCGACGTTCTCCACCGTCGTGGACTCGCCGTTCACCGTGTAGGTCAGCGACTCGACCTCCCCGTCGCCCCGGACGGAGAACTGGATCTCGCCGACCGGGGACGGGGACGCGCTGGTGGCCGGGACGGTCGTGAACGGGGGCGCGGGCGCGGCCGTGGGCGCCGCTTCCGTGCCGGAGCCGCCCCCCTGGAACCAGACGGCGGCGGAGGCGCCCGCGACGACGGCCAGCGCGGCGGCGACGGCGGCGACGGCGAGCGGCCCGCGGCCGCGGCGGCCGGCCCGCGTCGGCGGATGCTCGGCCTCCTTCGCGCGCCGGGCGATCTCGGCCGTGATCGCGGGCGGCCACGCGACCGGACCGGACGGCCCGTCGCCGAGCCGTTCGACGAGCCGGGCGGCGGTCGGGCGGCGGGACGGGTCGCGCTCCATGCAGTCGGCGATCAGGGCGCGCAGGTCCTCGTCCGGGACGCGGTCGAGGCGCGGCCGCTCGGAGCGCAGGCGCAGCACCTGCTCGTGCCACGTGCCCGTGCCGAACGGCTCCCTGCCGGTGCACGCGTACATCAGCGTGGCGCCGAGGGTGAACACGTCGCTGGGCGTGCCGATCGGGTCCCCGGCGGCCTGTTCGGGGGACATGAAGCCGGGCGCGCCGAGCGGCGTCCCGGAGTTCGTGATCGTGGCGGCGTCCAGGGCGCGGGCGATCCCGAAGTCGATCACGCGCGGGCCGTCCGCGGTCAGCAGGACGTTCGCCGGGGTGAGGTCGCGGTGGACGATGCCGGCCTCGTGGATCTCGACGAGCGCCTCCGCGACCCCCGCCGCGAGGTACCGGACGGCGTCCGCCCCCAGGGCACCGGACGTCCGGACGGCGTCGCGCAGCGGCACCGAGGGCAGGAACACGGTCGCCAGCCAGGGCACCGGGGCGTCCGGAGCGGCGTCGAGGACCGGGGCGGTGAACCCGCCGCCGACCGTCGCGGACAGTTCGACCTCGCGCCGGAACCGTTCGCGGAACCGCGCGTCGGCGGCGAACTCCGGATGCACGACCTTGATCGCCACGGGGCGGCCGGCGGTGGAACGCCCCAGGTAGACGGTGCCCATGCCGCCGGAGCCGAGCCGCGCGAGGAGCCGGTACGCGCGTCCGGACGTCTCGACCGAGCGGGGGTCGCCGGGGTCAAGAGCCTGCACGTGATCCTCCGGGGGTGTCCGGCGGGGCGATCGCCCGGACGTGACCGTCCTTCGTCGCGACGCACACGAGCCCGGCGGCGCTCACGGGGGGAGCGAGCCGGATCTCCTCCGCCTGATAGATCCAGCCGACGCGGCCGTCGGCCGCGTCCAATGCGTACAGTGTGCCGTCCCTGCACGCTGCGTACAAGGTTCCGCCGTCGAGGCACAGGACGGTCCCCTGGGCGCGGGGGTCGTCCGGGAGCCGCGCGACCCGGCGTGACCAGGACGGACGTCCGGTCGCGGCGTCGAGCGCGACGAGCTCGCCGTCCGATCCCTCCAGGTGCACGCGCCCGCCGCCGCGGCGGATCGTCAGCGGGCCCGTGTCCGGCCGCTTCCAGGCGAGCCGCCCGTCGGACGGGCGCAGCGCGTGCAGCGTCCCGAGCCGGTCCCAGGCGAGGACGAGGTCGCGGTCGACGAGCAGGTGGTCGCCGTGGTCGATCCGGTACGTCCACCGAAGCCGTCCGGTCGCGGCGTCCAGCGCGGTCAGCGCGGTGGGCGCGGCAGCCACCACGAGTTCCGCACCCGCGAAGATCCCCTCCACCCGCTCGATCGGCTCCGACGTCCAGTTCCGGCGCCCGTCCTTCCGGCCGAGCGCGCGGACCCGCCACTGCTCGTCCGCGTCCATCGGCCGGATCCCGAAGCAGACCACGACCCCGGACGCCGCCAGGAGTCCGCCCTCGCGGAAGCCGAAGTCGTACGTCCAGCGGGTGCCGCCGGAGGCCGCCCGGACGGCGTGCAGCCGCCTGCTCTCGTCTTCCGCCAGGTAGACGTCGTCACCGGCGACCGTGGCGGAGGTGCCCGCGCGTTCCCACCGCGCCTCGCCGGTGCGCGGGTCCAGCGCGTGGACCCTGTTGTCGGCGCTCGCCAGGATCACGCCGTCCGCCGCTTCCAGGCCGACGCTCTCACCGGGGAACCGCCGGCTCCACCGCGGGACGCCCCGCGGCGGCGGCTCCCGCGGCTCCGAGGGGTCCGGCGCTTCGCCCGTCCCGCCGTCGGCGGTGCCGCCCACGAGCGGCACGCCCGCCGCCGCGAGCGTCAGCGCCCCGGCGCCGATCCCGGTGATGAACGTCCGGCGGCCCGGACGCCACGGCCCCGTCCCGCCCGGCGGAGCGGTCGCCGCCGGGACGACCTCGGCGGTGCGGCGCCCGACCTCGGCGGCCACCGGTCCGGGCAGCCACCCGATCCCCTGCAGGGACGGCTCGTCCGGGCCCGGGCGCCCGAGCGCGTCCAGCAGCCCGGCGGCGGACGGGCGCGCCGCCGGTTCGGGCCGCAGGCAGGCGGCGAGCAGCTCGCGCAGCCCCGGTTCGGCGACCGTGTCGAGGGCCGCGGCGCCCGTCAGCACCCGCAGGTGCCGGGCGCGGGCGGGGCCCGTCCCGAACGGCTCGACGCCCGTCGCCGCGTACGCGAGCGTCGCGCCGAGGGCGAAGACGTCGCCGGGCGGGCCGACCTTCTCGCCGCGCACCTGCTCGGGGCCCATGTACCCGGCGGTGCCGATGGGCGCGCCCGCGCGGGTGATCGCGGTGGCGCCCTCCGGCCGCGCGATGCCGAAGTCGATCACGCGGGGGCCGTCCGCGGTCAGCAGCACGTTGCCCGGTTTCAGGTCGCGGTGCACGAGGCCGCCGCGGTGGATCGCCGCGACCGCCTCGGCGAGCCCGACGGCGAGCGCCCGCAGCGCGTCCGGCGGCAGCGGGCCGAACCCCGCGACCGCCTCCCGCAGCGACGGGCCCGGCAGGTACGCGGTGGCGAGCCAGGGCGTGGCGGCGTCCGGGTCGGCGTCCAGCACCGGCGCGGTGAACGCGCCCGCGACCGCGCGGGCGGCGTCGACCTCGCGGCGGAACCGGGCCCGGTACCGGTCCTCGCCGACGAACCGGCGATGCACGACCTTGACCGCGACGGGCCGGCCGCTGCGCGATCGTCCCAGGTAGACGACGCCCATGCCGCCCGCGCCGAGCCGCGCCGCGATCCGGTAGGGGCCGATCGCGCGCGGATCGTCCGGCTGCAGCGGCTCCACCGGCCCTGACCCTCCGTGAGACGTCCGACACGGCTCCGAAAGGCTAACGGCCCCCGGTGCGGCCCGCGCGGGCTTTTCCGGAGGCCGTTCGCCGTGACCGTTCGCGCCGTCAGGCGACCTCGTTGATCTCCTCGGGCCGCTGGCCCGTCACCAGGTACACGACGTTCTCGGCGACGTGGACGGCGTGGTCGGCGAACCGCTCGAAGTACCGGCCCGCGAGGGTGATGTCGACGGCCGGCTCGACGCCGTGCTTCCACTTGGGGGAGAGCAGCTTGTCGAACAGCCGCCGGTGCAGGCGGTCCATCTGGTCGTCGTCGGCGTCGAGCTCCAGGCCCATCTCGACGTCCTGCGAGGCGATCACGCTGCCCGCCTTGGCGATCATCCGCTCGGCGATCTGGCCCATCTCCAGGACGGTCGCCTGCAGCTCCGGCGGGACCGCCGGCTCGGGGTGGCGGCGGCGGGCGGTCTTGGCGATGTGGACGGCCAGGTCGCCCATCCGCTCCAGGTCGCCGCTCATCCGCAGCGTGGTGATCAGGGTCCGCAGGTCCCCGGCGACCGGCTGCTGCCGCGCCATCAGATCGAACACCGTCTGCTCGATCTCGGCGTCGATCTTGTTGACCTGGTCGTCGGCGCTGATGACCTCCTCCGACAGCCGCAGATCGGCGTCCAG
The nucleotide sequence above comes from Actinomadura algeriensis. Encoded proteins:
- a CDS encoding FHA domain-containing protein, whose product is MTLTASTRKVDILPAHGASLAYGLPEAAPGTLFVQGPRGGMRVAPDAGFTVVFGRCEPEVHVCVGANDQHVSRRHGLIRHDGSRWMLYNTGKRAIRFPDRLVLGGHEAELPTSYTPLFILGPNQEHLLETRIATAPRPDPEEQHELGTVDPEGVAPQDTRAQLEGRALKDDVERLVLTCLARRYLAQIPNPQPLTWGQVSEELNRVRPDEGWNDKRAARVVEKVRKRLSPIYPGLREEEIPPPIGNALNHNLITVLLTNATLVQSDLILLEPNTA
- the phoU gene encoding phosphate signaling complex protein PhoU, with the translated sequence MRDAYHEELDALSDQLVEMTRLVRSAMARAVTALLDADLRLSEEVISADDQVNKIDAEIEQTVFDLMARQQPVAGDLRTLITTLRMSGDLERMGDLAVHIAKTARRRHPEPAVPPELQATVLEMGQIAERMIAKAGSVIASQDVEMGLELDADDDQMDRLHRRLFDKLLSPKWKHGVEPAVDITLAGRYFERFADHAVHVAENVVYLVTGQRPEEINEVA
- a CDS encoding serine/threonine-protein kinase, with product MQALDPGDPRSVETSGRAYRLLARLGSGGMGTVYLGRSTAGRPVAIKVVHPEFAADARFRERFRREVELSATVGGGFTAPVLDAAPDAPVPWLATVFLPSVPLRDAVRTSGALGADAVRYLAAGVAEALVEIHEAGIVHRDLTPANVLLTADGPRVIDFGIARALDAATITNSGTPLGAPGFMSPEQAAGDPIGTPSDVFTLGATLMYACTGREPFGTGTWHEQVLRLRSERPRLDRVPDEDLRALIADCMERDPSRRPTAARLVERLGDGPSGPVAWPPAITAEIARRAKEAEHPPTRAGRRGRGPLAVAAVAAALAVVAGASAAVWFQGGGSGTEAAPTAAPAPPFTTVPATSASPSPVGEIQFSVRGDGEVESLTYTVNGESTTVENVELPWKTSVPVPPSVPRTVYELEVNNGGNGTLHLTAGVDGHPGAVGTVGGVGTARVGGSL
- a CDS encoding serine/threonine-protein kinase, with the protein product MEPLQPDDPRAIGPYRIAARLGAGGMGVVYLGRSRSGRPVAVKVVHRRFVGEDRYRARFRREVDAARAVAGAFTAPVLDADPDAATPWLATAYLPGPSLREAVAGFGPLPPDALRALAVGLAEAVAAIHRGGLVHRDLKPGNVLLTADGPRVIDFGIARPEGATAITRAGAPIGTAGYMGPEQVRGEKVGPPGDVFALGATLAYAATGVEPFGTGPARARHLRVLTGAAALDTVAEPGLRELLAACLRPEPAARPSAAGLLDALGRPGPDEPSLQGIGWLPGPVAAEVGRRTAEVVPAATAPPGGTGPWRPGRRTFITGIGAGALTLAAAGVPLVGGTADGGTGEAPDPSEPREPPPRGVPRWSRRFPGESVGLEAADGVILASADNRVHALDPRTGEARWERAGTSATVAGDDVYLAEDESRRLHAVRAASGGTRWTYDFGFREGGLLAASGVVVCFGIRPMDADEQWRVRALGRKDGRRNWTSEPIERVEGIFAGAELVVAAAPTALTALDAATGRLRWTYRIDHGDHLLVDRDLVLAWDRLGTLHALRPSDGRLAWKRPDTGPLTIRRGGGRVHLEGSDGELVALDAATGRPSWSRRVARLPDDPRAQGTVLCLDGGTLYAACRDGTLYALDAADGRVGWIYQAEEIRLAPPVSAAGLVCVATKDGHVRAIAPPDTPGGSRAGS